The Streptomyces aurantiacus genome includes a region encoding these proteins:
- a CDS encoding DUF2254 domain-containing protein, translating into MGDWKATVGLPRGRRPRTFSPLREHLRDTFWFAPSAALVLVVVMWSAATAVDDAILTALRDAGDEDTVSDLLGIAEDAKTVVTTVSAAMMTFIGVVFSISLVAVQMAAGQFSPRIVRIFVRSRITKVTFAVFLATFVQSLLVLTSYDSQSDPALVSSIPLVQAVLTLILVGLSVILFVLYVNSTLRLMRIGHVVDLITSEALRVVANMPLDISADEPVGLGAETARFAHHGRAGVLRDVDIARLVRAARQHGVVLRLVPRIGDFVVPGTPVFSVHGGPAVKGLGTLGFRVAVGAERTYHQDLGFGLRQLSDIALRALSAAVNDPTTAVQAVDRIVQFLSSVARRPLGASLHRDRQGTVRLVQPVPGWTELVDLAFAEVRICAVRSPQVTRRLLAGFDDLLDAVPEDRRAPLLRHRALLVQAVERTVPEAADRAFALHPDRQGIG; encoded by the coding sequence ATGGGTGACTGGAAAGCTACGGTCGGGCTCCCCCGGGGGCGGCGCCCCCGGACGTTCTCGCCGCTGCGAGAGCATCTGCGGGACACGTTCTGGTTCGCTCCGAGCGCCGCGCTGGTCCTGGTCGTGGTGATGTGGTCGGCGGCGACCGCCGTGGACGACGCGATCCTCACCGCCCTGCGCGACGCGGGCGACGAGGACACGGTGAGCGATCTGCTGGGGATCGCCGAGGACGCGAAGACCGTGGTGACCACGGTCAGCGCGGCCATGATGACCTTCATCGGCGTCGTCTTCAGCATCTCGCTGGTCGCCGTGCAGATGGCCGCCGGGCAGTTCAGCCCGCGCATCGTACGGATCTTCGTACGCAGCCGGATCACCAAGGTCACCTTCGCGGTGTTCCTGGCGACCTTCGTCCAGTCGCTGCTCGTCCTGACCTCGTACGACAGTCAGAGCGATCCGGCGCTCGTGTCGTCCATCCCGCTCGTCCAGGCCGTCCTCACCCTGATCCTGGTCGGGCTGAGCGTGATCCTTTTCGTCCTGTACGTGAACTCGACCCTGCGGCTGATGCGGATCGGGCACGTCGTGGACCTGATCACCTCGGAGGCGTTGCGGGTCGTCGCGAACATGCCGCTGGACATCTCCGCGGATGAACCCGTCGGTCTCGGCGCCGAGACCGCCCGGTTCGCCCATCACGGCCGCGCGGGGGTGCTGCGGGACGTGGACATCGCGCGGCTCGTCCGTGCCGCGCGGCAGCACGGCGTCGTACTGCGGCTCGTCCCGCGGATCGGTGATTTCGTCGTGCCGGGTACACCCGTGTTCTCGGTGCACGGCGGCCCCGCCGTCAAGGGGCTGGGAACGCTGGGCTTCCGGGTGGCCGTGGGTGCCGAGCGGACGTATCACCAGGATCTCGGGTTCGGGCTGCGGCAGTTGTCGGACATCGCGCTGCGCGCCCTGTCGGCCGCCGTGAACGACCCCACCACCGCGGTGCAGGCCGTGGACCGGATCGTGCAGTTCCTGTCCTCGGTGGCGCGGCGGCCGCTCGGCGCCTCGCTGCACCGGGACCGGCAGGGCACCGTACGGCTGGTGCAGCCCGTGCCGGGCTGGACCGAGCTGGTCGACCTCGCCTTCGCCGAGGTCCGGATCTGCGCGGTGCGCAGCCCTCAGGTCACCCGCCGCCTGCTGGCCGGGTTCGACGATCTTCTCGACGCCGTTCCCGAGGACCGTCGGGCGCCGCTGCTCCGGCATCGCGCGCTGCTGGTCCAGGCGGTGGAACGGACCGTGCCGGAGGCCGCGGACCGGGCCTTCGCCCTCCACCCGGACCGGCAGGGCATCGGCTAG
- a CDS encoding aldehyde dehydrogenase family protein, translating to MAPTLTLKSHTSWTDAWQRCLATAPEAFRDDRVLNLWGAAWQADGRALPATSPVDGSPIAGPPRLDGATAHQAVRASLDQHRAWRHVPLEERRARVAATLDALTEHRELLALLLVWEIGKPWRLAQADVDRAIDGVRWYVDGIEPMIADRTPLDGPVSNIASWNYPMSVLVHAMLVQALAGNAVIAKTPTDGGVACLTLACALAAREGIPVTLVSGSGGELSEALVRAPEIGCVSFVGGRDTGAAVATAVADLGKRHVLEQEGLNTWGIWNHSDWDALTAAVPKLFDYGKQRCTAYPRFVVQRELFDEFLAAYLPAVRTLRVGHPLAVEQPDDPYPQLDFGPVINAAKAKELHDQVAEAIDRGAVPLHRGRLADARFLPGQDTSAYVQPVTLLNPPPSSPLHHAEPFGPVDTIVLVDTEAELLAAMNASNGALVATLSTDDEATYDRLAPQIRAFKVGHGKPRSRGDRDELFGGFGASWRGAFVGGELLVRAVTHGPAGERLPGNFPEYHLMP from the coding sequence ATGGCACCCACCCTCACCCTCAAGTCCCACACCTCGTGGACCGACGCCTGGCAACGCTGCCTGGCCACGGCACCCGAGGCCTTCAGGGACGACCGAGTCCTCAACCTCTGGGGCGCCGCCTGGCAGGCGGACGGCCGGGCCCTGCCCGCCACCAGCCCCGTCGACGGCAGCCCCATCGCGGGCCCGCCGCGGCTGGACGGCGCCACGGCCCATCAGGCCGTCCGCGCCTCCCTCGACCAGCACCGCGCCTGGCGGCACGTACCCCTCGAAGAACGCCGGGCCCGCGTCGCGGCCACCCTCGACGCGCTCACCGAACACCGCGAACTGCTCGCCCTCCTCCTCGTCTGGGAGATCGGCAAGCCCTGGCGTCTCGCGCAGGCCGACGTCGACCGCGCCATCGACGGCGTGCGCTGGTACGTCGACGGAATCGAACCCATGATCGCGGACCGGACCCCGCTGGACGGGCCCGTCTCCAACATCGCGAGCTGGAACTACCCGATGAGCGTGCTCGTTCACGCCATGCTGGTACAGGCACTGGCAGGGAACGCGGTCATCGCCAAGACCCCGACCGACGGCGGCGTCGCGTGTCTCACCCTGGCCTGCGCGCTCGCCGCACGCGAGGGCATACCCGTCACCCTCGTCAGCGGCAGCGGCGGCGAGCTGTCGGAGGCGCTCGTGCGCGCGCCGGAGATCGGCTGCGTCTCCTTCGTCGGCGGCCGCGACACGGGCGCCGCCGTGGCCACGGCCGTCGCGGACCTGGGCAAGCGACACGTACTGGAACAGGAGGGCCTGAACACCTGGGGCATCTGGAACCACTCCGACTGGGACGCGCTGACGGCGGCCGTCCCCAAGCTCTTCGACTACGGCAAGCAGCGCTGCACGGCCTACCCGCGATTCGTCGTCCAGCGTGAGCTGTTCGACGAGTTCCTGGCGGCGTACCTCCCGGCGGTCCGCACCCTCCGGGTGGGGCACCCCCTGGCCGTCGAGCAACCCGACGACCCTTACCCCCAGCTGGACTTCGGGCCGGTGATCAACGCGGCCAAGGCGAAGGAACTGCACGACCAGGTCGCCGAGGCCATCGACCGCGGCGCCGTCCCCCTGCACCGCGGCCGGCTCGCCGACGCCCGCTTCCTGCCCGGCCAGGACACCTCGGCGTACGTCCAGCCGGTCACGCTCCTCAATCCGCCTCCGTCCTCCCCGCTCCACCACGCGGAACCCTTCGGCCCGGTCGACACCATCGTCCTGGTCGACACGGAGGCGGAACTGCTCGCCGCCATGAACGCCTCGAACGGCGCGCTGGTCGCGACCCTGTCCACGGACGACGAGGCCACGTACGACCGCCTGGCCCCGCAGATCCGGGCCTTCAAGGTCGGCCACGGAAAGCCCCGCTCCCGGGGTGACCGCGACGAGCTCTTCGGCGGCTTCGGCGCGTCCTGGCGCGGTGCCTTCGTGGGCGGCGAACTGCTGGTCCGCGCGGTGACGCACGGGCCGGCGGGGGAGCGGTTGCCGGGTAACTTCCCGGAGTACCACCTGATGCCGTGA
- the sucD gene encoding succinate--CoA ligase subunit alpha, protein MAIYLTKESKVLVQGMTGGEGMKHTRRMLAAGTDVVGGVNPRKAGQSVDFDVPQCLKGQGGTPLAVPVFGSVAEGIKATGADVSVVFVPPAFAKAAVVEAVDAGIGLAVVITEGIPVHDSVAFTTYARAKGTRVIGPNCPGLITPGQSNAGIIPADITKAGRIGLVSKSGTLTYQLMYELRDIGFSTCVGIGGDPVVGTTHIDCLAAFQDDPDTELIVLIGEIGGDAEERAAAYVRDHVTKPVIGYIAGFTAPEGKTMGHAGAIVSGSSGTAQAKKEALEAAGVQVGGTPTETARLVLARLEAERDVTHS, encoded by the coding sequence ATGGCCATCTACCTGACCAAAGAGAGCAAGGTCCTCGTCCAGGGCATGACCGGCGGCGAAGGCATGAAGCACACCCGTCGCATGCTCGCGGCAGGCACCGACGTCGTCGGCGGAGTCAACCCGCGCAAGGCCGGGCAGAGCGTCGACTTCGACGTCCCCCAGTGCCTCAAGGGCCAGGGAGGTACCCCCCTCGCCGTCCCCGTCTTCGGCTCGGTGGCCGAAGGCATCAAGGCGACCGGCGCCGACGTCAGTGTCGTCTTCGTCCCGCCCGCCTTCGCCAAGGCGGCGGTCGTCGAGGCCGTCGACGCCGGCATCGGCCTCGCGGTCGTCATCACCGAGGGCATCCCCGTCCACGACTCGGTCGCCTTCACCACCTACGCGAGGGCGAAGGGAACCCGGGTCATCGGCCCCAACTGCCCCGGCCTGATCACCCCGGGGCAGTCCAACGCGGGCATCATCCCCGCCGACATCACCAAGGCCGGCCGCATCGGCCTGGTCTCCAAGTCGGGCACCCTCACCTACCAACTCATGTACGAGCTACGGGACATCGGCTTCTCCACCTGCGTCGGCATCGGCGGCGACCCCGTCGTCGGCACGACCCACATCGACTGCCTCGCCGCGTTCCAGGACGACCCCGACACCGAACTCATCGTCCTCATAGGCGAGATCGGCGGCGACGCCGAGGAACGCGCGGCCGCCTACGTCCGCGACCACGTCACCAAACCCGTCATCGGCTACATCGCCGGCTTCACCGCCCCCGAGGGCAAGACGATGGGCCACGCCGGCGCCATCGTGTCCGGCTCGTCCGGCACCGCCCAGGCCAAGAAGGAAGCCCTGGAAGCGGCAGGCGTACAGGTGGGCGGCACCCCGACCGAGACGGCCCGGCTGGTGCTGGCCCGGCTCGAAGCGGAACGTGATGTCACTCATAGTTGA
- the sucC gene encoding ADP-forming succinate--CoA ligase subunit beta: MDLFEHQARELFEEHGILVPRAEVTDSPKEAREAARRLGGRVVVKAQVKTGGRGKAGGVKLAADPAATELTARQILGMDIKGHTVGKVMVAQPVDIESEFYVSYVLDRAAGRFLAIASAEGGMDIEEVAATRPDAVARLHIDPAEGVTPAKATEITEAAGLPPQTVDVLVRLWEVLVREDAVLVEVNPLVRTAQGQILALDGKVTLDDNARFRQARWGDQESAHDDPLEAAAAAKGLNYVKLDGEVGIIGNGAGLVMSTLDVVAGCGARPANFLDIGGGASAQIMADGLSVILSDPAVTSVFVNVFGGITACDAVADGIVQALESVHLTKPLVVRLDGNNAVRGRAILDDRAHPLVEQATTMDGAARRAAQLAHAG, from the coding sequence ATGGACCTGTTCGAGCACCAGGCAAGGGAACTCTTCGAAGAACACGGCATCTTGGTGCCGAGGGCGGAGGTCACCGACTCGCCCAAGGAGGCACGCGAGGCAGCCCGCAGGCTCGGCGGCCGCGTCGTCGTCAAGGCGCAGGTGAAGACCGGTGGACGCGGCAAGGCGGGCGGTGTGAAACTCGCCGCCGACCCGGCCGCCACCGAACTGACAGCACGCCAGATCCTCGGCATGGACATCAAGGGCCACACGGTCGGAAAGGTGATGGTGGCCCAACCGGTCGACATCGAGAGCGAGTTCTACGTCAGCTACGTACTCGACCGGGCGGCCGGCCGTTTCCTCGCCATCGCCTCGGCCGAGGGCGGCATGGACATCGAGGAGGTCGCCGCCACCCGGCCCGACGCCGTCGCGCGGCTCCACATCGATCCGGCCGAGGGCGTCACCCCGGCGAAGGCCACCGAGATCACCGAAGCCGCGGGCCTGCCCCCGCAGACCGTCGACGTCCTGGTCAGGCTCTGGGAGGTACTGGTCCGTGAGGACGCGGTCCTCGTGGAGGTGAACCCCCTCGTCCGTACGGCCCAGGGGCAGATCCTCGCCCTCGACGGCAAGGTCACCCTCGACGACAACGCCCGCTTCCGGCAGGCGCGTTGGGGTGACCAGGAGTCCGCGCACGACGATCCGCTGGAGGCGGCCGCCGCGGCCAAGGGCCTCAACTACGTGAAGCTGGACGGCGAGGTCGGCATCATCGGCAACGGCGCGGGCCTCGTCATGTCGACCCTCGACGTGGTCGCCGGCTGCGGCGCCCGCCCGGCCAACTTCCTCGACATCGGCGGTGGCGCCTCCGCCCAGATCATGGCCGACGGCCTCTCCGTCATCCTCTCCGACCCGGCCGTCACGTCGGTCTTCGTCAACGTCTTCGGCGGCATCACCGCCTGTGACGCGGTCGCCGACGGCATCGTGCAGGCCCTGGAATCCGTCCACTTGACCAAACCGCTGGTGGTCCGCCTCGACGGGAACAACGCCGTACGCGGCCGTGCCATCCTCGACGACCGCGCGCACCCCCTGGTCGAGCAGGCCACCACCATGGACGGCGCCGCGCGCCGCGCCGCCCAACTCGCCCACGCCGGCTGA